In the genome of Burkholderia diffusa, one region contains:
- a CDS encoding cytochrome c, with protein sequence MRKSTLTFLLAGCLALPGLVRAADSADPAQIKRGEYLAVAGDCMACHTAKGGKPFAGGLGMPVPMLGKIYTSNITPDPDTGIGNWTFDDFERAVRHGVSKNGDNLYPAMPYVSYAKINDDDVQALYAYFMHGVEPVRQTPPKNEIPALLSMRWPLKIWNWLFLKDGVYQPKPAQSAEWNRGAYLVQGLAHCSTCHTPRGIAMQEKSLDETGGSFLSGSVLAGWDGYNITSDPNAGIGGWTQQQLVQYLRTGSVPGVAQAAGPMAEAVEHSFSKMTDADIGAIATYIRTVPAVASGDAKQSRSSWGKPAEDGLRLRGVALASSGIDPARLYLGNCATCHQMQGKGTPDGYYPSLFHNSTVGASNPANLVQVILNGVQRKAGSEDVGMPAFRNELSDAQIAALANYLTGQFGNPAAKVTEQDVAKAR encoded by the coding sequence GTGCGGAAATCTACTCTCACCTTCCTCCTCGCCGGCTGCCTCGCGTTGCCGGGCCTCGTGCGCGCGGCCGACTCGGCCGATCCCGCGCAGATCAAGCGCGGCGAATATCTCGCGGTCGCCGGCGACTGCATGGCCTGCCACACCGCGAAAGGCGGCAAGCCGTTCGCCGGCGGCCTCGGGATGCCGGTGCCGATGCTCGGCAAGATCTATACGAGCAACATCACGCCCGATCCAGACACCGGCATCGGCAACTGGACCTTCGACGACTTCGAGCGCGCGGTGCGTCATGGCGTCTCGAAGAACGGCGACAACCTGTATCCGGCAATGCCGTACGTGTCGTACGCGAAGATCAACGACGACGACGTTCAGGCGTTGTACGCGTACTTCATGCACGGTGTCGAGCCGGTCAGGCAGACGCCGCCGAAGAACGAGATTCCCGCGCTGCTGAGCATGCGCTGGCCGCTGAAGATCTGGAACTGGCTGTTCCTGAAGGACGGCGTGTACCAGCCGAAACCGGCGCAGAGCGCCGAGTGGAACCGCGGCGCGTATCTGGTGCAGGGCCTCGCGCACTGCAGCACGTGCCACACGCCGCGCGGCATCGCGATGCAGGAGAAGTCGCTCGACGAGACGGGCGGCAGCTTCCTGTCGGGTTCGGTCCTCGCAGGCTGGGACGGCTACAACATCACGTCCGACCCGAACGCGGGGATCGGCGGCTGGACGCAGCAGCAACTCGTCCAGTATCTGCGTACCGGCAGCGTGCCGGGTGTCGCGCAGGCGGCCGGCCCGATGGCCGAGGCGGTCGAGCACAGCTTCTCGAAGATGACCGACGCCGACATCGGCGCGATCGCGACGTATATCCGCACGGTGCCGGCCGTCGCCAGCGGCGACGCGAAGCAGTCGCGCTCGTCGTGGGGCAAGCCGGCGGAAGACGGCCTGAGGCTGCGCGGCGTGGCGCTCGCATCGTCGGGCATCGATCCGGCGCGGCTGTATCTCGGCAACTGCGCGACGTGTCACCAGATGCAGGGCAAGGGCACGCCGGACGGCTATTACCCGTCGCTGTTCCACAACTCGACGGTGGGTGCGTCGAATCCGGCGAACCTGGTGCAGGTAATCCTGAATGGCGTGCAGCGCAAGGCCGGCAGCGAGGACGTCGGCATGCCCGCGTTCCGCAACGAGCTGTCGGATGCGCAGATCGCCGCGCTGGCGAACTACCTGACCGGCCAGTTCGGCAATCCGGCCGCGAAAGTGACCGAGCAGGACGTCGCGAAGGCGCGTTGA
- a CDS encoding GMC family oxidoreductase, translating to MADTDTQKADVVVVGSGVAGAIVAHQLAMAGKSVILLEAGPRMPRWEIVERFRNQPDKTDFMAPYPSSPWAPHPEYGPPNDYLILKGEHKFNSQYIRAVGGTTWHWAASAWRFIPNDFKMKTVYGVGRDWPIQYDDLEHYYQRAEEELGVWGPGPEEDLYSPRKQAYPMPPLPLSFNEQTIKSALNGHDPKFHVVTEPVARNSRPYDGRPTCCGNNNCMPICPIGAMYNGIVHVEKAEQAGAKLIDSAVVYKLETGPDKRIVAAIYKDKTGADHRVEGKCFVVAANGIETPKILLMSANRDFPNGVANSSDMVGRNLMDHPGTGVSFYASEKLWPGRGPQEMTSLIGFRDGPFRATEAAKKIHLSNMSRINQETQKIFKAGKLMKPEELDAQIRDRSARYVQFDCFHEILPQPENRIVPSKTATDAIGIPRPEITYAIDDYVKRGAVHTREVYATAAQVLGGTDVVFNDEFAPNNHITGSTIMGADARDSVVDKDCRTFDHPNLFISSSSTMPTVGTVNVTLTIAALALRMSDTLKKEV from the coding sequence ATGGCCGATACCGATACGCAAAAAGCCGATGTCGTGGTCGTCGGGTCCGGTGTCGCAGGCGCGATCGTCGCGCACCAGCTCGCGATGGCCGGCAAGTCGGTGATCCTGCTCGAGGCAGGCCCGCGCATGCCGCGCTGGGAAATCGTCGAGCGCTTCCGCAACCAGCCCGACAAGACGGACTTCATGGCGCCGTACCCGTCGAGCCCGTGGGCGCCGCATCCGGAATACGGCCCGCCGAACGACTACCTGATCCTGAAGGGCGAGCACAAGTTCAACTCGCAATACATCCGCGCGGTGGGCGGCACGACGTGGCACTGGGCCGCGTCGGCGTGGCGCTTCATCCCGAACGACTTCAAGATGAAGACCGTGTACGGCGTCGGCCGCGACTGGCCGATCCAGTACGACGACCTCGAGCATTACTATCAGCGCGCGGAGGAAGAGCTCGGCGTGTGGGGCCCCGGCCCCGAGGAAGACCTTTACTCGCCGCGCAAACAGGCGTATCCGATGCCGCCGCTGCCGTTGTCGTTCAACGAGCAGACCATCAAGAGCGCGCTCAACGGCCATGACCCGAAGTTCCACGTGGTGACCGAGCCGGTCGCGCGCAACAGCCGTCCGTACGACGGCCGGCCAACCTGTTGCGGGAACAACAATTGCATGCCGATCTGCCCGATCGGCGCGATGTACAACGGCATCGTGCACGTCGAGAAGGCCGAGCAGGCCGGCGCGAAGCTGATCGACAGCGCAGTCGTCTACAAGCTCGAGACGGGCCCGGACAAGCGCATCGTCGCCGCGATCTACAAGGACAAGACGGGCGCCGATCATCGCGTCGAGGGCAAGTGCTTCGTGGTGGCCGCGAACGGCATCGAGACGCCGAAGATCCTGCTGATGTCGGCGAACCGCGATTTCCCGAACGGCGTCGCGAACAGCTCCGACATGGTCGGGCGCAACCTGATGGACCACCCGGGCACGGGCGTGTCGTTCTACGCGAGCGAGAAGCTGTGGCCGGGCCGCGGCCCGCAGGAAATGACGTCGCTGATCGGTTTCCGCGACGGCCCGTTCCGCGCGACCGAAGCCGCGAAGAAGATCCACCTGTCGAACATGTCGCGCATCAACCAGGAGACGCAGAAGATCTTCAAGGCCGGCAAGCTGATGAAGCCGGAAGAGCTCGACGCACAGATCCGCGATCGTTCGGCCCGCTACGTGCAGTTCGACTGCTTCCACGAAATCCTGCCGCAGCCGGAGAACCGCATCGTGCCGAGCAAGACGGCGACCGACGCGATCGGCATTCCGCGCCCGGAAATCACGTACGCGATCGACGACTACGTGAAGCGCGGCGCCGTGCATACGCGCGAGGTCTATGCGACCGCCGCGCAGGTGCTCGGCGGCACGGACGTGGTATTCAACGACGAGTTCGCGCCGAACAACCACATCACGGGCTCGACGATCATGGGCGCGGATGCGCGCGACTCGGTCGTCGACAAGGACTGCCGCACGTTCGACCATCCGAACCTGTTCATCTCGAGCAGCTCGACGATGCCGACCGTCGGTACGGTGAACGTGACGCTGACGATCGCGGCGCTGGCGCTGCGGATGTCGGACACGCTGAAGAAGGAAGTCTGA
- a CDS encoding sugar dehydrogenase complex small subunit: MHNDNTPHSRRDRDAAASGITRRQWLQGALALTAASLTGSLALRALADNPGSAPLDTFMTLSEALTGKKGLSRVLGDRFLQALQKGSFKTADGLSQLAGALASGSLNPDQQASALSILEAWYLGIVDNVVITYEEALMFSVVSDTLVIPSYCPNKPGFWAEKPIERQA; this comes from the coding sequence ATGCACAACGACAACACCCCCCACTCGCGTCGCGATCGCGACGCAGCCGCATCCGGCATCACGCGGCGTCAATGGCTGCAGGGCGCACTGGCGCTGACGGCGGCAAGCCTCACGGGCTCGCTGGCGTTGCGGGCCCTGGCCGATAACCCCGGCTCCGCGCCGCTCGATACGTTCATGACGCTCTCCGAAGCACTGACAGGCAAGAAAGGGCTGAGCCGCGTGCTCGGCGACCGCTTCTTGCAGGCGTTGCAGAAAGGCTCGTTCAAGACTGCCGACGGCCTGTCGCAACTCGCCGGCGCGCTCGCGTCGGGCTCATTGAATCCCGATCAGCAGGCCTCCGCGCTGTCGATTCTCGAAGCGTGGTATCTCGGTATCGTCGACAACGTCGTGATTACGTACGAGGAAGCATTAATGTTCAGCGTCGTGTCCGATACGCTCGTGATTCCTTCGTATTGCCCCAACAAACCCGGCTTCTGGGCCGAAAAACCGATCGAGAGGCAAGCCTGA